The following are from one region of the Gemmatimonadota bacterium genome:
- a CDS encoding DUF4340 domain-containing protein, which translates to MGLKVTAILAVLLLGLVGFVFLYERPRMAEEQREIEEKDAFIEVQRHRVARLTLTNDYGHFVAEKRGNEWGLIEPLEVPADWIEFEGMIEIAQIVERGRVVVDEGDYAGVVLADFGLDPPVVEVRFEPISGDPVWLFFGDDIPSKQGCYLTWSGGNKVVLTKKQYRARFNRPLMALRDTRAFSFDLDLVTRAYFQTPEGVYEVVRDGLKWHLVKPIKERADAREVLTLLGQLKDERVESFYKESVDDPTIYGFDDPDYKAVLHLKDNEVPNTLLLGKRVPDNRRKLWYGRVMNRPQVFIVEQLLAESLDIPLSRLRYKRVFEFDRTGVDRVRLAYRDSVVNCAKDGNDSWQVVMGNGRVVEGDAGVEDLIDRVHNLVVAEFPDQMDKSIADSLDDPVLTVSLWRGETLVQELIIGQANNFWYGTAKTHREVVVLPYLVMSWLQLDE; encoded by the coding sequence TTGGGTCTTAAAGTGACAGCGATTTTGGCGGTTTTGCTTTTGGGGCTGGTGGGGTTTGTCTTTTTATATGAACGTCCTCGCATGGCAGAGGAACAACGCGAGATTGAGGAGAAGGATGCGTTTATTGAAGTTCAGCGACATCGCGTTGCGCGATTGACATTGACCAATGACTACGGGCACTTTGTCGCTGAGAAGCGCGGCAATGAGTGGGGGCTGATCGAGCCGCTGGAAGTTCCTGCAGATTGGATAGAATTTGAAGGTATGATCGAGATCGCACAGATTGTTGAACGCGGTCGAGTTGTGGTTGATGAAGGCGATTACGCAGGGGTTGTGCTCGCCGATTTTGGGCTGGATCCGCCCGTGGTTGAAGTGCGATTTGAACCCATATCAGGCGACCCCGTGTGGTTGTTTTTTGGCGATGATATTCCCTCAAAGCAGGGGTGCTATCTAACATGGTCGGGCGGAAACAAGGTCGTGTTGACCAAAAAACAGTATCGCGCGCGATTTAATCGTCCGCTGATGGCATTGCGCGATACGCGGGCGTTTTCCTTTGATCTCGATTTGGTCACGCGGGCGTATTTCCAAACGCCTGAAGGCGTTTATGAGGTCGTGCGGGATGGGCTAAAGTGGCATCTCGTTAAGCCGATAAAAGAACGGGCTGACGCGCGCGAGGTTTTGACGTTATTGGGGCAGTTGAAAGACGAACGCGTCGAATCCTTTTACAAAGAGTCGGTGGATGATCCCACAATTTACGGGTTCGACGATCCGGATTACAAAGCCGTGTTGCATCTAAAAGACAATGAAGTGCCCAATACGCTGTTGTTGGGCAAGCGCGTTCCCGATAATCGGCGAAAACTGTGGTATGGGCGTGTAATGAATCGGCCGCAGGTGTTTATCGTCGAACAATTGCTTGCAGAATCTCTGGATATTCCATTGAGCCGATTGCGTTACAAGCGCGTTTTTGAGTTTGATCGCACGGGTGTTGACCGCGTGCGGTTGGCTTATCGAGACAGTGTGGTGAATTGCGCGAAGGATGGCAATGACTCGTGGCAGGTGGTGATGGGGAATGGGCGTGTTGTAGAGGGGGATGCAGGCGTTGAGGATTTGATAGATCGCGTTCACAATCTGGTCGTTGCCGAGTTTCCCGATCAAATGGATAAATCTATCGCAGATAGCCTGGATGATCCCGTGTTGACGGTTTCTCTTTGGCGGGGCGAGACACTGGTGCAAGAACTGATCATCGGGCAGGCCAACAATTTTTGGTACGGCACGGCCAAAACGCACCGCGAGGTAGTTGTGTTGCCGTATTTGGTGATGTCGTGGTTGCAACTGGACGAATAG
- a CDS encoding VWA domain-containing protein: protein MRFGDPQAFYFLLCVPIFALFFWWAFRRKRRALYAFGAPELMNKLASGVSHMRQGIKSALMCIGFVFLVLALVQPQFGTELELIHRRGVDLVIVLDTSLSMLAEDIKPNRLDRARFEIEGLIDRLEGDRIGLVAFAGYSHVLCPLTLDYGAAKMFLGQADVTSISEQGTAVAEAIHAAIRGFGSRNGKYKALILITDGENHSGDPIAAARAAAEEDVRIFAVGVGTADGELIPIRSGDRIDYLKDAGGKIVKTRLDESTLKEIARVTDGLYVRASGGGIGLQAVHERIAEMEKRDLGTQRYAQYIHRFQWPLAFALLCFVSEALLSDRRRSEEVWRGRFET from the coding sequence ATGCGATTTGGCGATCCACAAGCTTTTTATTTTCTTTTATGCGTACCGATTTTCGCGCTTTTTTTCTGGTGGGCTTTTCGGCGCAAACGCAGGGCGCTGTATGCATTTGGCGCTCCCGAGTTGATGAATAAACTCGCTTCAGGTGTCAGCCACATGCGGCAGGGCATAAAATCCGCACTGATGTGTATCGGATTTGTTTTTTTAGTTCTGGCACTGGTGCAACCGCAGTTCGGCACCGAATTGGAATTGATTCACCGTCGGGGCGTCGATCTGGTGATTGTTCTGGATACGTCATTGAGTATGTTGGCCGAGGATATTAAGCCCAACAGGCTGGATCGCGCGCGTTTTGAAATTGAGGGGTTGATCGATCGTCTTGAAGGTGACCGCATCGGTCTGGTGGCTTTTGCCGGTTATAGCCATGTACTCTGTCCGCTTACGCTGGATTATGGCGCGGCAAAGATGTTTTTGGGGCAGGCGGATGTCACATCGATTTCAGAGCAGGGTACAGCGGTTGCCGAAGCGATTCACGCGGCCATTCGGGGATTTGGGTCGCGCAATGGGAAATACAAAGCGCTCATTTTGATTACAGATGGCGAGAATCATAGCGGTGATCCCATTGCAGCAGCGCGAGCGGCAGCGGAGGAGGATGTGCGAATTTTTGCTGTGGGTGTTGGGACTGCGGATGGCGAGTTGATCCCCATTCGCAGTGGTGATAGGATAGATTATTTGAAGGATGCCGGGGGCAAGATTGTCAAGACGCGGTTGGATGAATCAACTTTGAAGGAGATTGCGCGTGTGACCGATGGATTATATGTGCGTGCCAGCGGCGGGGGGATTGGATTGCAGGCGGTGCATGAACGGATAGCAGAGATGGAGAAGCGCGATTTGGGTACGCAGCGTTACGCACAGTATATCCACAGGTTTCAATGGCCGTTGGCTTTCGCGCTGTTGTGTTTTGTGAGCGAAGCCCTGCTATCGGATCGACGACGCAGTGAGGAAGTGTGGCGCGGGCGATTTGAGACATAG
- a CDS encoding tetratricopeptide repeat protein, which translates to MTRFLYVLLAVPFLGWTFLDPVAKKNEEGNALFEKEEYEAALRRYLEAQQEGQPRPELHFNAGDALYKQGKYAEALQEMGRATEGTHPDMSAAAHYNLGNALFRQEKFQEAVGAYKKSLELKPDDIDAKINLELALEKLDQDGQDGQDEQDKNQDQNQDQQDQSQNQDQNQQDQQDQRDQQNQQQGQQPDPREMTPEEAARILNAMKAREEESQKRRKLKLRGRRYDGNAW; encoded by the coding sequence ATGACGCGATTTTTATATGTTTTGCTGGCAGTGCCATTCCTGGGGTGGACATTTCTCGATCCCGTGGCAAAAAAGAATGAAGAGGGCAATGCGCTGTTTGAGAAGGAAGAGTATGAAGCGGCATTGCGTCGATATTTGGAAGCGCAACAAGAGGGGCAACCCCGACCGGAGTTGCATTTTAATGCTGGCGATGCCCTCTACAAGCAGGGGAAATATGCCGAGGCTTTGCAGGAGATGGGGCGTGCCACCGAAGGCACTCATCCGGATATGTCTGCCGCTGCACATTACAATTTGGGCAATGCGCTGTTTCGGCAGGAGAAGTTCCAGGAAGCTGTGGGGGCTTATAAAAAATCACTGGAACTGAAGCCGGATGATATAGACGCCAAAATTAATTTGGAATTGGCATTGGAAAAACTGGATCAGGATGGGCAGGATGGGCAAGATGAACAGGATAAAAATCAAGATCAAAACCAGGATCAGCAGGACCAAAGTCAAAATCAGGACCAGAATCAACAGGATCAGCAAGATCAGCGAGATCAGCAGAATCAACAGCAGGGTCAACAGCCCGATCCCAGAGAGATGACGCCCGAGGAGGCAGCTCGGATTCTCAATGCGATGAAGGCGCGAGAAGAAGAGTCCCAGAAGCGACGCAAATTGAAGTTGCGGGGCAGGCGATATGATGGCAATGCGTGGTAG
- a CDS encoding VWA domain-containing protein, with translation MRFANPEWLLLLLFIPVLIYRYIGRERRKSGRIRFSDTRLFRRIGSSFSLKLRHSLIAFRCVALVLLIAAMARPQSGREGREILSQGIDIALAIDVSSSMEAKDLADQRKTRLEVCKEVVAQFAQGRANDRLGLVVFAAEAYTQCPLTLDYGVFLSFLDGVEIAGKDWDGTAIGLGIATAVNRLRESEAKSKVIILLTDGKNNRGEIDPMTAARAAEAVGIRIYAIGAGSRGTIMQEVDGIFGKRFVPVKVEIDEETLKKVADATGGRYFRATSEEKLEEIYAEIGEMEKTEIKVREYVDYRELFHLFLYPGLVLLSLELILGNTRFRRLP, from the coding sequence ATGCGTTTTGCAAATCCAGAGTGGTTACTGCTCCTGTTGTTTATTCCGGTGCTCATCTATCGCTATATTGGGCGCGAAAGGCGCAAGTCGGGGCGAATTCGGTTTTCCGATACGCGCCTTTTTCGGCGCATTGGGTCGTCCTTTTCGCTGAAGTTGCGGCACAGTCTGATCGCGTTTCGCTGTGTGGCTCTGGTTTTGCTCATCGCGGCGATGGCGCGTCCGCAGTCTGGGCGCGAAGGCCGAGAAATTTTGAGTCAGGGCATTGATATTGCGCTGGCGATTGATGTGTCGAGCAGTATGGAGGCCAAAGACCTGGCAGACCAGCGCAAGACCCGGTTGGAAGTGTGCAAAGAGGTGGTGGCGCAATTTGCACAGGGGCGTGCCAATGATCGCCTGGGGCTTGTGGTATTTGCCGCAGAAGCCTATACGCAATGTCCACTCACACTGGATTACGGCGTGTTTTTGAGTTTTCTCGATGGTGTTGAAATTGCCGGCAAGGACTGGGATGGTACTGCGATTGGTTTGGGGATCGCAACTGCGGTAAATCGTTTGAGAGAATCTGAGGCCAAGAGCAAGGTGATTATTTTATTGACAGATGGGAAGAATAATCGCGGTGAGATCGATCCGATGACTGCAGCGCGGGCAGCAGAGGCCGTGGGTATCCGTATTTATGCAATTGGTGCGGGCAGCAGGGGAACGATTATGCAGGAGGTTGATGGGATTTTTGGTAAGCGATTTGTACCGGTCAAAGTTGAGATTGATGAAGAGACGCTTAAAAAAGTGGCCGATGCAACAGGTGGGAGATATTTCAGAGCGACGAGTGAAGAAAAGCTGGAAGAGATATACGCCGAGATTGGCGAAATGGAAAAGACAGAGATCAAAGTGCGCGAATATGTGGATTATCGCGAGTTGTTTCACCTGTTTCTCTATCCCGGTTTGGTGCTGCTATCATTGGAGTTGATACTGGGGAATACGCGATTTCGGAGGTTGCCTTAG
- a CDS encoding Gldg family protein, giving the protein MPKFLSHRILKYGSNALVAVLITLGILAVINFLTTRYHARFDLTARGLYTLSPQTISLLENLSEDVNVVAFFREAEQRDYEHVLKQYAYHSRRFAYRFVDPDREPIEARRYTVTRYGVSVIEYGNREERIQETSEKALTNGIARLMSEDQQVVYFVGGHDEAHPDDQSEQGFSGIKQLLIEGNHDVRPSLVLAQSQRVPKDCDALVVAGPKRPFLPSEIDIVATYLNQGGAAYFLLDPLIDTGLEPLLRKWSIGLRNDFVVDKSQVLTGADFSVPVTTHYSKHPITDKHSGLQTFYPLVRSMERVGSLPGADVSSLVLSSPNSWSETNLDAISAKDKEAVQYTSGADHPGPLWLAMVVEGPATIAAKAGDDRRGVRARIVVFGDSDFASNRFVEVPGAGNGDLFMNAANWLLRARDKITIRPKSTLFRPLTLNPGDEFWIRWVYWLVLPGVPIVAGVLVWWRRR; this is encoded by the coding sequence ATGCCCAAATTTTTATCACATCGAATATTGAAATACGGGTCTAATGCCCTTGTGGCGGTGTTGATCACGCTGGGTATTCTGGCAGTGATTAATTTTTTGACCACGCGGTATCACGCGCGCTTTGACCTGACGGCTCGCGGTCTTTATACGCTATCGCCTCAAACGATTTCTCTCTTGGAAAATTTGTCTGAGGATGTCAATGTTGTGGCGTTTTTCCGCGAAGCAGAGCAGCGCGATTACGAGCATGTGCTCAAACAGTACGCCTATCATTCGAGGCGTTTTGCGTACCGGTTTGTCGATCCCGATAGAGAGCCGATTGAGGCCCGGCGATATACTGTGACGCGGTATGGTGTTTCGGTGATCGAATATGGCAATCGAGAAGAGAGAATTCAGGAAACGTCTGAAAAGGCACTGACTAATGGCATTGCGCGTTTGATGAGTGAAGACCAGCAGGTGGTCTATTTTGTAGGGGGACACGATGAGGCGCATCCCGACGATCAATCAGAGCAGGGATTTTCCGGAATCAAGCAGTTGCTCATCGAAGGCAACCACGATGTGCGTCCATCCCTGGTGCTGGCGCAATCACAGCGCGTACCAAAAGATTGTGACGCGCTGGTTGTCGCGGGACCAAAACGCCCGTTTTTGCCATCAGAGATCGATATTGTTGCGACATATCTCAATCAAGGTGGGGCGGCGTACTTTTTGTTGGATCCTCTCATCGATACGGGGCTTGAGCCGCTGTTGCGAAAGTGGTCTATTGGCCTGCGCAATGATTTTGTGGTCGATAAAAGTCAGGTGCTGACGGGCGCTGATTTTTCGGTTCCAGTGACGACGCATTATAGCAAACATCCCATTACGGATAAGCATTCGGGGTTGCAGACGTTTTATCCGTTGGTGCGCTCGATGGAACGCGTGGGGTCTTTGCCGGGTGCCGATGTTTCTTCACTGGTGCTGTCTTCGCCGAACAGTTGGAGCGAGACCAATTTGGATGCCATTTCCGCTAAGGACAAAGAGGCGGTGCAATACACATCGGGGGCTGACCACCCGGGGCCGCTGTGGCTGGCGATGGTCGTGGAAGGTCCGGCCACTATTGCTGCAAAAGCGGGGGATGATCGGCGTGGCGTGCGTGCGCGGATTGTGGTCTTTGGCGATTCGGATTTTGCGAGCAATCGCTTTGTAGAGGTGCCTGGGGCTGGCAACGGCGATTTGTTTATGAATGCAGCGAATTGGTTGCTCAGGGCGCGCGATAAAATTACGATTCGCCCCAAGAGCACGCTCTTTCGCCCGCTGACATTGAACCCTGGCGATGAATTTTGGATTCGGTGGGTGTATTGGTTGGTGTTGCCAGGCGTTCCGATTGTTGCTGGTGTACTGGTCTGGTGGCGCAGGCGTTGA